Proteins encoded together in one Triticum dicoccoides isolate Atlit2015 ecotype Zavitan chromosome 7B, WEW_v2.0, whole genome shotgun sequence window:
- the LOC119340155 gene encoding tetraspanin-2-like — MAVSNNITACLNFLALICTIPVVATGLWFASKQGAECARLARWPVAILGGLLLLVALAGFVGAYWNRQGLLAAYLFAMAALITLLLALLVFAFAVTHGSGAYDVPGRAYREYRLEGFSGWLRGYVAGDPQRWEGIRACLAASDTCKKLTMETAFFIAPEQFYQSDLSPLQSGCCKPPTACGYAYVSPTVWTSPANPAADADCGVWSNDPRQLCYWCVSCKAGMLGTLRDQWRRANVALVAATVALLVVYVIGCSAFKNAQTEDLFRRYKWSNNT; from the exons ATGGCCGTCAGCAACAACATCACGGCGTGCCTCAACTTCCTGGCCCTAATCTGCACCATCCCGGTGGTCGCCACGGGCCTCTGGTTCGCCTCCAAGCAGGGCGCCGAGTGCGCGCGGCTGGCGCGCTGGCCCGTGGCCATCCTCGGCGggctgctcctcctcgtcgccctcgCGGGCTTCGTCGGCGCCTACTGGAACCGCCAGGGCCTGCTGGCCGCCTACCTCTTCGCCATGGCGGCCCTCATCACGCTCCTGCTGGCCCTCCTCGTCTTCGCCTTCGCCGTCACCCACGGCTCCGGGGCGTACGACGTGCCCGGCCGCGCCTACCGCGAGTACCGCCTCGAGGGCTTCTCCGGCTGGCTGCGCGGGTATGTTGCTGGGGATCCCCAGCGGTGGGAGGGCATCAGGGCGTGCCTCGCCGCGTCGGACACCTGCAAGAAGCTCACCATGGAGACCGCCTTCTTCATCGCCCCCGAGCAGTTCTACCAGTCCGACCTCTCCCCGCTCCAG TCCGGTTGCTGCAAGCCGCCGACGGCGTGCGGGTACGCGTACGTGTCCCCGACGGTGTGGACGAGCCCGGCGAACCCGGCGGCGGACGCGGACTGCGGCGTCTGGAGCAACGACCCGCGGCAGCTCTGCTACTGGTGCGTCTCCTGCAAGGCCGGCATGCTGGGCACCCTGCGCGACCAGTGGCGCCGGGCCAACgtggcgctcgtcgccgccaccgtCGCGCTCCTCGTCGTCTACGTCATCGGCTGCAGCGCCTTCAAGAACGCCCAGACCGAGGACCTCTTCCGCCGCTACAAGTGGAGCAACAACACCTGA